One window from the genome of Oreochromis niloticus isolate F11D_XX linkage group LG20, O_niloticus_UMD_NMBU, whole genome shotgun sequence encodes:
- the LOC100705412 gene encoding ribosomal biogenesis protein LAS1L translates to MEKKGSEKNRHVVPWLTKAEMDQVRDYLYSMDSSLQGVALDRISAWRTRCTDSFPVAMDCTADLVRCQMRDLSGQLTGEDLIMMYGTALVRFVNLITERQLKPLAGNLSIPEWMVDLRNEIMHGKLPSLKWCQRGCKVALEWLQQEFWSRQLGGAPDERCDLQSHGEEEDVEPQEDELVARQKEVDAYRKARELLISYQQAQYQAFQDKEKSSAGPAEGHR, encoded by the coding sequence ATGGAGAAAAAGGGCTCTGAGAAAAACCGCCATGTGGTACCCTGGCTTACCAAAGCGGAGATGGACCAGGTTCGGGACTACCTTTACTCGATGGACTCCTCTCTGCAGGGGGTTGCGTTAGACAGGATATCGGCTTGGAGGACCAGGTGCACTGATAGTTTCCCCGTGGCCATGGACTGCACAGCGGACCTCGTGCGCTGCCAGATGCGGGACCTGTCCGGACAGCTTACCGGAGAGGACTTGATTATGATGTACGGGACGGCCCTGGTAAGATTTGTTAATCTTATCACGGAGCGCCAGCTGAAGCCACTGGCTGGAAACTTGAGCATCCCCGAGTGGATGGTGGATCTGAGGAACGAAATCATGCATGGGAAGCTTCCTTCTTTGAAATGGTGCCAAAGGGGATGTAAGGTGGCCCTGGAGTGGCTCCAGCAGGAGTTTTGGTCCAGACAGCTGGGAGGAGCCCCCGATGAGCGCTGTGACTTGCAGTCGCATGGCGAGGAGGAGGATGTCGAGCCCCAGGAGGATGAGCTCGTTGCCAGGCAGAAAGAAGTGGACGCCTACAGAAAAGCTCGGGAGCTGCTGATCTCTTATCAGCAGGCCCAGTACCAAGCTTTTCAAGACAAGGAGAAGAGCTCAGCCGGGCCAGCTGAGGGCCACCGCTAG